The genomic interval tagtttagactataatacttaacgactactatttaaaaaagtaaaaaaggtatttaataagtaagcctactatttagtaatatcttaatactatattcgagttttaaaagctaaagttaaccgattaaggctataaaaaaaaagtatattaataaacctaaatattaggtttataaatatttaggatatataaagagcttaagaggactctagcgaccgtttagttagtcctagttaactcgtaggggtcgaattacctagggagaataataactatattattataatagtaaaaaatagttaattaattaagtatagttagtagcgatattttaatactatgttttaatagggtggccaaaaggggggggtagctaaaagggggtgggtcgacttacaaTCCCGAATCTATTACCAAGCCGGCACCTAACCAATGGCCTTCTTCATAGTCCGTTATGAggttagctaataaagtagttaagcaTGTCTGCGTCACTTGGCTAAAGCGCCAAGACCAAGCTCGGTTGAAACAAAGGCTTGGTCAGTTTTGTTCAGGACGGTTTTTTGACGACATTCCTGTCTATGCCATCACGTGAGGCAAGTTCGTCCTGTCCTCGAGACGCCGCACCCAATAAGTAAGAGCCACGTCCCGCAGGCACGAAAATAGCGCTCAGAACTTTGCATGCTTAACCACGATTGGGTTTTACGAGAGTGACATTGTTCGCAGGCTTCAGGATGCAAGTCATCATTGGCACTGCGAGGTGACGTCAACTGCCAAAACCCTTGTAAATGGCCGCAGGGGCCAGAGCATACAACTACCTAAGGAGCATTACCTTCTCTTTTGACAATTGAAATGAGCAGACCATACGAAAGACCCATGAGACTGTAAACATGAACAAGTCGTATCCGCCTATCAGCTCCGATGCCGACGCAGGGTTACTATGCGCCGCCGGAAAAGTTGCCTCGCTGGCTGCTGGGAACTCCCAACTATGGCATCACTATCAAAGAATTTCACTTTTGACAATCACAATGAACTTCATTCTACTCTCAGTTTCCGCTTTCAAGCTATTCAACATCTCTTGGGCGGAGATAGGGAAGAGGAAAAAGAACATCAGACAAGCAAGACGAATGCTCTGGGCGCTCGAACGTCTTTTAGTCATGTGAGTAATTGGTAGTTTCATTGCCATGTCAAACATCGGCTGGGGTGTCCAAATAGAAAGCCATGGATCGGAAGCTCACATCCTGGGTTTCTCAGCGATTTTGCAGTGTCCATCGGCAAGGCCTGCTCAATTCTTTGGATAGCTCGACAGAAGTGTGACGTTCCAAACCCATACTATAACGCCTATGGATACCTCGAGTCTATTGATGGATTCTTCCTCTCACTGGTACATGCAGGCGGTTTGTTCCTTGTTGGAGAACTCGGCATTCTATTCTGGGGCCAGCCCGGAGAAAGGCAGCAAGTACGAAGCTTCTGGTTCGTCTTACGTCAAGGCTCTCACGCCCTCGGTTGGATGATGGCGTTGGGAGTCGTCGGGATCCAAATATCAATCTCGATTATGAAGCAGTACCATGTCTTGGGACTGCCAGGAGCGGGAGACGTACGCACTGCATCGCAAGACCTTGCTTCAGATGGCATGGTCAAGATCCTGCTCTTCTTCGTCGGGCTTCTGCTATGTTTACCATTCCAATCAGTGGTGAGACCATTTTCTCCTTCCTCCATCCCAGATCTGAATGGAAACGACTGACCTCTCATTACCTAGGGAGGACCATGGCTGTGGGGCAATTTGCTCCTGACCACTGCTACTTGGACCTGGCGACTGGCCAGGGTCTTTGAAAAGAAGGGCTTGGGTGAGATTACCCCTCATGTTACCGCATTAATCGTAGACATATTCTACGCGAGAATGCCAACTGTTTTTCTCTTGGCCATGTTTACCTTGTTCTTGCGACCAGGTCGATGAACGGGCGAGGTATGATTGAGCAGGGCAGCTTGCAATTACACTCTCCGAGACTCTCTCAGACTCTGCTAGAGAAGTTGAAGAGTTGAGGGCTCTTTCcccctttatataacttGGCAGAATTTACAGCTTTTAGAATGGAATCACATGCCCCCGTTCTACTAGAGCTCGATGAAAGAAACACCGAGTCCATATGTCCGCTGACACCTTGTCCTTTGAGGTCCTTTTTTGCTCGTTCATCGTCTACAGACCAATTCGCACACTTATCATGTATGGCGTTGACATGTGGGACACGACAAGGAACTCTCCCAACACTGGATCCTGTCCCTCCTCTCGGAAGCGTCAATGTCAACTATTTCTTGCCAAAGTACGCGGCTTTTCGAAGTCGAGGGAAGCATGTCTTGTAGTCACATGTCATCGCCCGCTAAGGCGCCGGTAGTTGCTTCAATACTCTTCAATACAGCAAATTTGAAAGGGCCCCGGAAGGGTCGAAGGCGGTATCTCAAACTCAAAATAGTCGTTGTATGCTTCCGAAAGGATAGTCAGATGGCGGAGAAACCTGTGAGATGGCCTAGCTGCTTGGCAGATCAACTGGCCGTCAAAGATCTGTTGCTCCACTGGCCACTATCGTCGTACTTCTCCAATAAGACTGAAGTTTGACACTCTTGAGCCGTACCCGCTATCCCGATGGAACATACCAATTGCCAATCTCCGTATGATCTAACAGATTGAGAATGATGAACGCAACGATGGTTTCGGTCTCTGCGTCGCAAAGCCTCTTGATCCGGCCTTCAgcagcccccccccccccccccccctttcccTTGGTGACAAAATTTAACTCCCTGAACCATCCGCTCTGCCCACAGCTCGCTCAATCATTCCACCATGGCCCTTGCGCCGTACGCTCCTCGCGGCGTGCCCCGTGGGAACCTGAACCGCCACTCCAGCCCGCCAGCAGGATCGACGAGCTTACCCCGCGAAGAACCGTCATAGAGCGGGATCTGGCCGTCGTACTCTCGAACGGGAGTCAATCGCGCCAAAGACCGCGCGCCGAGGTCCTCCCACAGCTGGCCCAGAACGCGGGCGCGAGACCTCGTGAAGCCCATGTACGGCCCTCCCCCACCGTACGGCACGCTCGCCGAGTCCTTGGCGTCGACTGCGACGACCCATGGCTCCAGGTCGAGGTTTGGGGCCTTGCCGAAGGTGAAGACTGGCGCATTGAGAAGCGAAGTGAGCGCTGGCTCGTCGATGACAATGAAGACGTCGCGGCGGACGTCGGACGGCCACTGTtcatcctcgtcgtcgtcgtcgtcatcgtcatcattatcatcatcgtcgtcatTCGACGACCTCTTGCGGCGAACGAAATTGTCAACCCACCCATTGAAAGCTTTGCGCACGGAGGCGTAATCGGCGCCGCTCAAGACGCTGTAGTTGGCTATGACGGGCAGTGCAAAGGTATCCGGGGCCGTCTCGGCGCGGTGGTCGTCGGCCGGGGCGGCGTAGGCTCGCAGTTTCTCCAACGCGACGGCCCATTGCGCTTCGTCATCATCGGCGGCGTAAGCGGTGcggacgacgacgaagccCCATTCGTGGGTGAGATCTTGCAACGCGCTGCGGAAGTTTGGTGATAGCCCGCTGAGGTCTTGTGCTTGTGGTTGCTCCTCCATCCTTGGTCTGACTAGTCGTCAGACTTAACTGAAAGGTAAACGTTTGACTGGCCAGACTGATCTGTCCGTATTACTTTTCCAAACGAAGAGTCAAGGTGGTCGTTGGACGTTGGGTAGCCCAGGTCGATGCAATGCGGGGGGAAGGAGGGGGGCGGCGTGGTCATGGGCAGTTCGAGATGGGCGTTGCGTGGGATGAGAGCTCGCCGACTGTGGTATTTATCCACGAGTACATAGAGTTGGCGCGGAATCTGGCTCTCGGCGACGCTCCGTGCCGCAACCACCGTGTTTGAACTTTGATTGCCCGAATCTCCACGTCGGGATGTCTGCCCTGGGAAGCGCTCGACCTCGCCCCATGATGAGCCGACACCGATACGACGGCCCCATCGCGGCGCCGGGTCTGGGCGAGGGACACCATTAACTCGGGGACCCACCCGAGTGAGACCAGCTGCATTGTGTGCAGATACAATTGTAAGAACGGTGTCTTATCTTCAATCCTTGTCAAGATACACGAAACCGTTTCTTCCAGCTCTGGACGGACTGCAAGAGTACAATGAGTACTTGATCGACGTGTTTCAAAGAGAGTGAATTGAAGACATTCTTTGGCTGGTGGCAGAGAAGACCGAACGTACGAATATACTGAACAAGAAGCATAACCTTTGCACACTACCTCCGCCCGCGTAGTTGTGCTTGatgtttttttcttcttccagCTCAAGGGTGCGTAAGTGAGAGACTTGACACGTTCCAAGGTCATATCTACCTTCATTATACATAAACTTTGCAAGGGCTGACAGACCGTTTGCTCATCTCATCAGCCCGTCTTGAGTTTTACTTCACCCCGAATTATTACTCATCGCTAGGCACAAATTTCGGATGGATGACAGTCAATGAGACGATATTGCGGGAACTGCCTTGTGATGCTTATCACAACGCAAGGAATCAAAACTCCCAAACATGTTTACAAGATTCCACGGGCGGTCCCCAACTGGATTCTTTGAGAAGCCCGCCACCCCCGGCTATATTACATCATGAGCGATATTTGAGCTCCCCCATTGTATCCCGTACCGCAGCCAGTCTGGTGGAAACGCGGACGGGAGGCACAGCCCGGCGATCAAGCTCGAACAATTGACCGAATCGAGCGCTACGAGAAGAGAGAGGGTCCAGAACTCCCGACCCATCTCGCCTTTCGCCCTCTTCCAGACTCTCTCCCCTCCATCAAACCCCCTGCGATGGAACGCTGACCTGCAACTTACAGGGGGAGGTTCCTCGCCCAAAAGTTCAAGCTCGCTCGCCAAGCCAACCGCATCGCACTCTCGCCCGTATAACTAGCACAGTCGAGACGTCCAATTGGCTGGCTCGCTTCCATGAAGAAATTCCCTTGGATAATGCACATTTGAGAGGGTTGGGAGGCACGTAGGATCGTCTTTTTCTCTTGCTATAACATTTCATACGTTTTTTCTGCGACATGATTTGGCCCAGCCTTTTCTCTTCAAAACCACTTTGTCTGCAATGCAACAGTTCCCCACCGTCGAGACGACGTTACGCTGCCCACGAGCCTTCAAATCTTGCCGCAAATGAGACGCGGAGCGCTGGAGGATCGATACGTCCAAAGACGGGGATTCGGGGACGACTATTATGCCTTCGTCTTCTGCTTCGTCCTGTCCTGAAAGATAAGGGGACCTCATCGAAAGGAAGGGCGTCTCTTCTCGAACGAACCTCCAAACGCCTGCCAAGCTTCCTTCTTCCCCCGCGCTGGTAGCCCTGTGTGCCCTGTTGTTGGCTCTGTCTCTCCACGCTCAACGCGCGCTTTCCCGGGAGTCGTTAGGCCCGTTGTTGGTGGCTGACGAACGGGGCTGAAAAAAGGGGAGGCCCGTGGGCGAGGAAACGCCTTGTGAGGTAAAAGGTAAAAAGCAGTTTGACCGTAGCGGCAGGCAATAATAAATGAGCACGAAGAAAGTGCTAAGTGAGACAGTGAGAAACTAAGTGGGTGACTAGCAAGCGCGAAACTCCTTCCCACGCGCGCTGACATGATCCGGTCAACTCGGTCGACTCAGTTACCCGTCCCACCAGCTCGGCAGTAGGCCATACACAGTACACGCGAGAACTGAGCGCCGAGGGGGAGGGAAAGTGACAAACTTTCAGCTTCACTGCACGTTCGAGGGTCAGGAATCAGGGTCAGCCTTGATTCTTCCTCTCTCGTCAAAGATACCCGTACAGCGCGTATCGACCGTAGATCATACCCCGTTCTTCATCGATCACACATCCCACCGCCTGCATGAGAAATCCCACCCCTCCTCAGCCCGAACGGATACCTACATACAAGGAGGACCGGCAAGCAGGCCAGCCGATTTGCCAAGCTATTCCGAATAAGGCACAAACCACCGGGGCTGAGAGGAGAGAGAAACCGCGCCAAACTCGTCgtattaaactataagcttGCTCCCCGGGCAGGGGGGGGGATTCAGTCCAGTAGCGGGACTGTGGACCATAGCCtgtaaggtagttagttcctCGCCAGCCCGTTTTTTGCTTTTTTTGGTCTTGCTTACAGTGCTTACCTCCATTGTTCTGGCCCTCCTCCTGGGGTTTTAATTTGTATGCCGGCAGCCCTCTCCCGTTCTTCCCTTCACGCTTCTCCCCTTTCGCTCTTCCTGCTTATTTTCCCATCTCCATTCTTCGCTTTCTTTCCACACTTCCGTCCTACAATACATACCCTGGCTCACGCACCTGGCTGGACTCGGTTGTCTTCTCCGCAAACAAAAGGGGGGTTCTAACCTATTCGCATCGTACGGGAATATCTCTTGGCGAACGCACATCACTTACAACAAGCTATGGGGTTTTGTTTCATCCAAGTTCCTTCACTTTGACGTCCAAGAGAACGCACCTCTCGGACTGAGGGATTCAGGCAGACATTTTGCAAAAAAGAGCGAGGGAATCTCACACGCAGAAGGAGGCGCAGTAAGCTGGAGCCTGGACGGAGCTAAGAGGAGACAGAGAGAGTCTGAGGGACACAGAACAACAAAAACCCACATAATAGTCTCCTCTCTCTCGAGGAGAAGGGGAGATCGGCCATGGAGGGCCCAAGGCCAAGGGCATCCGAGAAGTTTCTCAAAATGACGGCCCCAACAAACAACACAAACACAACCGCAACCTCATCACCCGCCGCAACGTCAAACCCACAGTACCAGAACCAGCAGGTCTACGAATCCGGCCTCGAAGTAGCCGAGCCAAACGCCTGGAACCGCACAAACAACGACATCCACCTGCCCGAGGTCTCCCCATACAACCACTCGGAAGCCAAGACCACAACCTTCCCCGAGGTCGCGGACGACCCGTTATCGTGGCACCACTACCACAAGCAGAACCCCAACCTCGAGGTTTCGTCCTCGCCGTCCGTCGCCTCCGCCGCGCCGTATTACTATGCTGCCGCGGGCCAGCAGCATCCGCCTGGGTATCACAAGCCGCCGCCCGGGTCGCCGGGGTACGGCTCCGGATCTCTCGACGGGGATGGCTCCGGGAAGGGCAAGAAGGCCACAGTATGTGGGATGCGTAGGAAGGTGTGCTACGTCGTCATGGGGGTCGCTATCGTCCTCGTCGTGGCCGCCATCGCCGTCGGTCTTGGGGTAGGGTTGGCGATGAAGAAGAGCGAGAACAAGTCTTCGTCAGGGTACGTTCACACTTTTGTCTCTTCACAAATCATCCCCTTTTCATCtcatcccccccccccttttgccATTTCATCCCATATCACTCAAACAAAAACCACGTACCCAAAAGTCTCACCAAACTAACACCCCAAACCAGCAACTCAACAACAACACCAGCAACGTCAACCGCAAACGCAACAATCACCTGTCCCGCCGCAGACAACGTAACCTACAGCTCCCCCGACGCCCCCAAACGCACATTCCGCATGATATGCGGCCACGACTTCAACTCGGCCGACGGCGCCACCGACCTCACCTCGGAGAACGCAACCACCATGGCCGCCTGCATCGACCTCTGCGCGTCAAAGGGCGACGACTGCGTCGGGGCCGGGTGGGGCGATTACTACGGCAACCACGTCTGCTGGATGAAGAGCAAGCTGGGGACGATGAACGTCTCGGGGAATTGGTATTTCGCTGTGGATGTGAATAAGACGAGCGTGACGGCATGAGGACTATCGCTCGGCAAGGAGTTTGGTCCACTTGTTCTCGTCCGTCTAGCTGCGTCTCGATGATATTAGGGGGTTACGGCACATCGCCATCGTGCCTAACCCTTCTCAAAAGACGACACAAACGGATCCATGTGGGCCAGGTGGTCCCCCGGCATATTCCTGGATGAATGCCGGCGAACTCGACGAGGTCTGGCGTCTAACGAAGCGCTTGGTATGCGCTGTAGGCTGTTCGCAGACAAATGATGGGATGGAATCGGAACTGGGGGAGCTCCGTAACGAATGTAAAGGGTCTCACAAGAAAAAAGAGGCCTTGTGTAATGAAATCAAAATTGGCGCCATCGGTACGGCGCTCGAGATATTTATGGGTGTTAGTCACAAACAGGGACAAAGAAAGGACCACATCACATAGTCACGATACCATTTGCTTTCGAAGGATCGAATGCTTTTCAATCATCAAACGTTCAAATCTTTTCATTCATTGTTTTTGAGTCTCCTCCACAACCCGCCCTCACTTGCAACTCTTCGTCACACGCCAGGCGACGAGGCCACGTCTGCCAATCACCCTCGTCAGGGTATTCCAGATGCCGTCGTCACCAAAGTCGAGGTCGTCTAAGTTCAAGTGTTGCCTGTAACGCCATACCTCGCGGAATCGTAGGCCTTTCAGTCCCTTGTTGGGAAGGTAGGGGTCTATCCACGTCGCTGATGCTGGTGCGATCAGATATGTCCCGTTCTTCTCCTTCAAATACTCCGAGTTGCGTCGATCCGCCGGCGTGTCGCAGGTAGCCAACTTGGTCAGCTCCTCGAGGAGCGTGTCGCCCTTCATACCCATCACGTCGCGTGTCGTGAGGACCTCATTCTTGCCGTTAAGAAGCCAAATGGGTGGCGTATAGGTCTTCCACCAGACGGCCTGCGTCGCGTCTGGCTGCTTGCTCAGGAATACCTGGCCCGGCACGATACCGCCTTGATGGTAGACACCCATGAGAATGCCAAAGATCAAGTTGAAAGCAAGCCACACCCCGATCCACACGCGAACGACAGTCCGATTCTTCGGAAGGTGCACTGATGAGAGGATGAGCGGGACGGTGGGCAGCAGGAATCGTGCTTCCTGGTGCTGGAAGATAGACAGCACAAAGACACCAGAGATGGCCGAGTAGAGTCGTAATGAGAGGTATGGCTGAGTGAAGAGCAACATCGCAGCTGGGCCGATCAGCATGGGAATGTTGACCAGTAGGTGCTGGTACCAGGGGTGCAACCCATGCTGCGCAAGGTTGTCTGTGTCGATGTTGTACATGAGGTTGTTGAGTGGCGTGATGACTGGCCGTGAGATGAGGTCTGCCCACTTGATGGGTTCAGGGAGGTAGAATGCCGTATCCAGGGTGATGGCGACCAAGGTAGTTGTAAAAGCTGCCAACACTATCACGGCGAAGGACATGGGTCTGGTGGGTTGTTAGTGGGCGGTCCCCTGATGTCATGGTGCCTAGGCGGACGTACCTATTGAGAAAATGGGGTATCAAGCGAAGTCCCGGAATCAACAAGAACGCCGGGAAAGTAATTCTATTAAACAATCCAAAGACGGCCACTATGCCGAGAATCGTAGAAGCAAGAAGCGATGATTGTTGCTGTCACAATCGTTAGTTAGCTTTCACATGTTGGTGCCCACAAAATCGTGCCAAGGGGGTCCTTACCGGGCTCTCGACAATGCGCTGAATCAAGACCAAGCACCAAGCAACAACGAGACACTCCACCGAGTTGGAGAATGTGTGCGTCTGGTACGTCCATGTGACATAGGACGAGGCGACCAGGAGCACAGCAACGCGACGGTGTCGTGGAGAGCTGATGAGCTCATGAATGGCCCAATCCTCCAGCACGAAGCTGGTGACGAACATGAGGACGCGAAGGGTCCAAAAGACTGCGATTGGGGGGATCTCGCCGTCCTTGCCGTTACCGATCCACAGCCATCTCAGCAACATCATGGGCAGGCCGTAGACGGGCCATAAGGGGAAGACGCTTCGTATCGGGTGCTCATTCGTGAATTCCCATGTGTGCCGTACCGGGTAACTAAAGATTTGGCCTGCGCCACGCCGTTAGTTTAGGTCCTGTTGAACGAGAACGAGCGCCTAAACTCGATCCGAGCTATGATGGAGGAAGCTCCATGGCGCCAAACCGAGAGCTGGGCACGCTCTACCCAGGCAACGGGATGCAGCAGCTgcaaaaaaaagctaaacgtACCTGCGATGACCTCTGGGCCCTGGAAATTCTCGTCGGGGTGCAGGTAGCTGGGCGACAGGGCGAACCACAGCCTGACCAGCACCAGAAACAGGTACGCTCTCCGCCACATGACTCCAGGTGCTCTCGATTATTATCTGGTAGTAGTTACTGCGCGTAGCTCGGGCATCGGTTCGTGATCGAAGGCTGAAAGTAGCCAGGTGTCGAGTATTAGGCGGAGCCAGGCCGGCGGGAGGTTCGTTGCGAAAAGGAGGGTATGTCGCAACGTCGCATCATCAGGAGGAGAGGCGCATCTACAGGAGCCAGGTATGCGATGGTTTGCCAGGCGCAGCAGAGGTCAAGGAGGGAGAGGTGGGGGTTAAAGTAAGG from Colletotrichum lupini chromosome 2, complete sequence carries:
- a CDS encoding GPI mannosyltransferase 4 is translated as MWRRAYLFLVLVRLWFALSPSYLHPDENFQGPEVIAGQIFSYPVRHTWEFTNEHPIRSVFPLWPVYGLPMMLLRWLWIGNGKDGEIPPIAVFWTLRVLMFVTSFVLEDWAIHELISSPRHRRVAVLLVASSYVTWTYQTHTFSNSVECLVVAWCLVLIQRIVESPQQSSLLASTILGIVAVFGLFNRITFPAFLLIPGLRLIPHFLNRPMSFAVIVLAAFTTTLVAITLDTAFYLPEPIKWADLISRPVITPLNNLMYNIDTDNLAQHGLHPWYQHLLVNIPMLIGPAAMLLFTQPYLSLRLYSAISGVFVLSIFQHQEARFLLPTVPLILSSVHLPKNRTVVRVWIGVWLAFNLIFGILMGVYHQGGIVPGQVFLSKQPDATQAVWWKTYTPPIWLLNGKNEVLTTRDVMGMKGDTLLEELTKLATCDTPADRRNSEYLKEKNGTYLIAPASATWIDPYLPNKGLKGLRFREVWRYRQHLNLDDLDFGDDGIWNTLTRVIGRRGLVAWRVTKSCK